In Streptomyces nodosus, one DNA window encodes the following:
- a CDS encoding glycerophosphodiester phosphodiesterase — translation MRTVTAVAHRGDPYRHRENTLGSLRSALERGADAVEIDVRLTRDGVPVLLHDATLTRLWEQDRPLGALSADTVRELTGGGVPTLAEALAATGSGRVMVDLPGEPSARAVRRIVDVVRQCGAEERVYYCAGARTMLAVRAAAPSAEIALTWTTLAPPRPAVLDAVRPRWLNYRFGLVDRALAERVHRGGHLLSVWTPDTRRSMRRLLDLGVDSITTNRIDALRALRPPRGR, via the coding sequence ATGCGCACCGTGACCGCCGTCGCCCACCGCGGCGATCCCTACCGTCATCGCGAGAACACCCTCGGCTCGCTGCGGTCCGCGCTGGAACGGGGCGCGGACGCGGTCGAGATCGATGTGCGGCTCACCCGGGACGGCGTCCCCGTGCTGCTGCACGACGCGACGCTCACCCGGCTCTGGGAGCAGGACCGGCCGCTCGGGGCGCTCTCCGCGGACACGGTCCGGGAGCTGACGGGGGGCGGGGTGCCGACCCTGGCGGAGGCGCTGGCGGCGACCGGGTCCGGCAGGGTCATGGTCGACCTGCCGGGCGAGCCCTCGGCCCGCGCCGTGCGCCGGATCGTGGACGTCGTCCGGCAGTGCGGCGCCGAGGAACGCGTGTACTACTGCGCGGGGGCACGGACCATGCTGGCGGTCCGCGCCGCCGCGCCCTCCGCGGAGATCGCCCTGACCTGGACGACCCTCGCCCCGCCGCGGCCCGCCGTGCTGGACGCGGTGCGCCCTCGCTGGCTCAACTACCGCTTCGGCCTGGTCGACCGCGCGCTCGCGGAACGGGTGCATCGGGGCGGCCATCTGCTGTCCGTCTGGACCCCCGACACCCGGCGCTCGATGCGACGCCTCCTCGACCTCGGCGTGGACTCCATCACCACCAACCGCATCGACGCCCTGCGCGCCCTGCGCCCGCCCCGGGGGCGCTGA
- a CDS encoding DUF4190 domain-containing protein → MADEAQTPETPGNGASDPWARTGGGAAGEPGQQPSEAAAHGPIPPLGVPLGRYPEVTLDKPGAAPRPAADPWAPPADRTADEAPRASGVPDAGGASPRHEPTVVVPTEAGAGAGQDAWGGSSGVPGAGGASPHDQPTVVVPSGADEGAAPGQDVWSSPSAPAGAGPGPSPVPGAFGPPPPVGPGGPFAAEGAPPPPYNPFAPPAGQDGVPVVPHYAWPGAPVAPSDGMGTASLVLGIISVVGFCLCGGSIVPGVLAVIFGILGLRKARRGEATNGGVALAGIICGAVGMVLAVVVVVAMIFLPDDSEEDSGTTEDSYSTSLVVPGLPRP, encoded by the coding sequence ATGGCCGACGAGGCGCAGACGCCGGAAACGCCGGGGAACGGGGCTTCGGACCCATGGGCTCGGACGGGTGGGGGCGCCGCCGGGGAACCGGGGCAGCAGCCCTCGGAAGCCGCCGCACACGGGCCGATACCGCCGCTGGGCGTCCCGCTCGGCCGCTACCCCGAGGTCACGCTCGACAAGCCCGGCGCCGCTCCCCGCCCGGCGGCGGACCCCTGGGCGCCGCCCGCCGACCGGACGGCCGACGAGGCCCCCCGGGCTTCCGGGGTCCCGGACGCGGGCGGTGCGTCCCCGCGCCATGAGCCGACGGTCGTGGTCCCGACGGAGGCGGGTGCGGGTGCGGGTCAGGATGCCTGGGGCGGCTCCTCGGGGGTTCCGGGCGCAGGCGGCGCCTCCCCGCACGATCAGCCGACGGTCGTCGTCCCGTCCGGGGCCGACGAGGGAGCCGCTCCCGGCCAGGACGTCTGGAGCAGCCCCTCCGCCCCTGCCGGCGCCGGGCCGGGCCCGTCCCCGGTCCCCGGTGCCTTCGGCCCGCCGCCCCCGGTCGGACCCGGTGGTCCCTTCGCCGCCGAGGGCGCCCCGCCGCCGCCCTACAACCCCTTCGCACCGCCCGCCGGGCAGGACGGCGTCCCCGTCGTCCCCCACTACGCCTGGCCGGGGGCACCGGTCGCGCCGAGCGACGGCATGGGCACCGCCTCGCTGGTGCTGGGGATCATCTCCGTCGTCGGGTTCTGCCTGTGCGGGGGCTCCATCGTTCCCGGTGTGCTTGCCGTGATCTTCGGCATCCTGGGCCTGCGCAAGGCGCGCCGCGGCGAGGCCACGAACGGGGGCGTGGCCCTGGCGGGCATCATCTGCGGAGCGGTCGGTATGGTCCTCGCCGTCGTGGTGGTCGTCGCCATGATCTTCCTCCCGGACGACAGCGAGGAGGATTCCGGGACCACAGAGGACAGCTACTCGACGTCCCTGGTGGTACCCGGCCTCCCCCGGCCGTGA
- a CDS encoding NADAR family protein: MSVAPARLTCMGKIDGREALLSEVRAGARIKYLHFWGHRPRRDGRVGADCLSQWWPAPFTVDGVEYATAEHWMMASKARLFGDTEAQDEVLRAAHPALAKKAGRLVRGFDEAAWERERFAIVVEGSVHKFAAHAAPRAFLLGTGDRVLVEASPVDRVWGIGLAADDERAADPERWRGPNLLGFALMEARERLRAC; encoded by the coding sequence ATGTCCGTGGCGCCTGCCAGACTCACCTGCATGGGGAAGATCGACGGCAGGGAAGCCCTGCTCAGCGAGGTCCGGGCGGGCGCGAGGATCAAGTACCTGCACTTCTGGGGCCATCGGCCGCGCCGGGACGGGCGGGTCGGAGCGGACTGCCTGAGCCAGTGGTGGCCGGCCCCGTTCACGGTGGACGGGGTGGAGTACGCGACGGCGGAGCACTGGATGATGGCGTCGAAGGCGCGGCTCTTCGGCGACACCGAGGCTCAGGACGAGGTCCTGCGGGCCGCGCACCCGGCGCTCGCCAAGAAGGCGGGACGGCTGGTGCGCGGTTTCGACGAGGCCGCCTGGGAGCGCGAGCGGTTCGCGATCGTGGTCGAGGGCTCCGTCCACAAGTTCGCCGCGCACGCCGCGCCCCGGGCGTTTCTGCTGGGCACGGGGGACCGGGTGCTGGTCGAGGCGAGCCCGGTGGACCGGGTGTGGGGCATCGGGCTCGCGGCCGACGACGAGCGGGCGGCGGACCCGGAGCGCTGGCGGGGTCCGAACCTGCTGGGGTTCGCGCTGATGGAGGCCCGGGAGCGGCTGCGCGCCTGCTGA
- a CDS encoding gamma-aminobutyraldehyde dehydrogenase, with product MHKPGNADETDVRSRTRDEVRKRFADGAQYIAGRLTRGTSGHTHTVVDPSTGAEVYTYETAGAEDVDRAVAAARAAFPGWSGATPGERSDALHRFASVLADRAEEFARLESLQCGKPLKLTREFDVPGTIDNTAFFAGAARHLQGQSAGEYSGDHTSYVRREPIGVVGSIAPWNYPLQMAAWKILPAVAAGNTIVLKPAELTPLTSLLFAEAATEAGIPDGVVNIVNGTGKEAGEHLVGHPDVAMTSFTGSTAVGRRVAEIATAGVKRLHLELGGKAPFVVFDDADLEAAVQGAVAGALINTGQDCTAATRAYVQRPLYEEFVLRTAALMESVRLGDPFAPGTDLGPLISHVQRDRVAAFVDRARASARVVTGGEAPGGDLAEGAYYRPTLVADADQDSEIVQSEIFGPVLVVLPFDDDDEGIRLANDTPYGLAASAWSRDVYRANRATREIKAGCVWVNDHIPIISEMPHGGLKASGFGKDMSLHSFEEYTQIKHVMFDNTAVAEKDWHRTIFGDR from the coding sequence ATGCACAAGCCGGGCAACGCGGACGAGACCGACGTCCGTTCCCGTACGCGGGACGAGGTGCGGAAACGCTTCGCGGACGGTGCGCAGTACATCGCGGGACGGTTGACCCGGGGTACCTCGGGCCACACCCACACGGTGGTGGACCCCTCGACGGGAGCCGAGGTGTACACCTACGAGACCGCGGGCGCCGAGGACGTCGACCGCGCCGTGGCGGCGGCCCGTGCCGCCTTTCCCGGCTGGTCCGGCGCCACCCCGGGTGAGCGCTCCGACGCACTGCACCGCTTCGCCTCCGTGCTCGCCGACCGGGCCGAGGAGTTCGCCCGCCTGGAGTCCCTCCAGTGCGGCAAGCCCCTCAAACTCACACGGGAGTTCGACGTCCCGGGCACGATCGACAACACCGCCTTCTTCGCGGGCGCCGCCCGGCACCTCCAGGGACAGTCCGCCGGTGAGTACTCCGGCGACCACACCTCGTACGTCCGCCGTGAGCCCATCGGGGTCGTCGGCTCGATCGCCCCCTGGAACTACCCCCTCCAGATGGCCGCCTGGAAGATCCTCCCGGCCGTCGCCGCGGGCAACACCATCGTCCTCAAGCCCGCCGAGCTCACCCCGCTGACCTCGCTGCTCTTCGCGGAGGCCGCCACCGAGGCCGGGATCCCGGACGGGGTCGTCAACATCGTCAACGGCACCGGCAAGGAGGCCGGGGAGCACCTCGTCGGCCACCCCGACGTCGCCATGACCTCGTTCACCGGCTCCACCGCCGTCGGCAGGCGGGTGGCCGAGATCGCCACCGCCGGCGTCAAGCGGCTCCATCTGGAACTCGGCGGCAAGGCCCCCTTCGTGGTCTTCGACGACGCCGATCTGGAGGCCGCCGTCCAGGGCGCGGTCGCGGGCGCGCTCATCAACACCGGACAGGACTGCACGGCCGCCACACGCGCCTATGTGCAGCGTCCGCTGTACGAGGAGTTCGTCCTCAGGACCGCCGCCCTGATGGAGTCCGTCCGGCTCGGCGACCCCTTCGCCCCCGGCACCGACCTCGGACCGCTGATCTCGCATGTCCAGCGCGACCGGGTGGCCGCCTTCGTCGACCGGGCGCGGGCCTCCGCGCGGGTGGTGACCGGGGGCGAGGCACCCGGGGGAGATCTCGCCGAGGGCGCGTACTATCGGCCCACGCTCGTCGCCGACGCCGACCAGGACAGCGAGATCGTCCAGTCCGAGATCTTCGGCCCGGTGCTGGTCGTCCTGCCCTTCGACGATGACGACGAGGGTATCCGGCTGGCCAACGACACCCCCTACGGCCTCGCTGCCTCCGCCTGGAGCCGCGATGTGTACCGGGCGAACCGCGCCACCCGCGAGATCAAGGCGGGCTGTGTGTGGGTCAACGACCACATTCCGATCATCAGCGAGATGCCGCACGGCGGCCTGAAGGCATCTGGGTTCGGCAAGGACATGTCCTTGCACTCGTTCGAGGAGTACACCCAGATCAAGCACGTCATGTTCGACAACACTGCGGTGGCCGAGAAGGACTGGCACCGCACGATCTTCGGGGACCGATAG
- a CDS encoding polyamine ABC transporter substrate-binding protein, giving the protein MEQYEPDRLFPARAAAARRGLGGARASLSRRSLLRASAGGALAVGGLGALSACGIPAAGQTQGGTSVEDRSAKEKVVNFANWPVYIDVDDNGKHHPTLDTFTRQTGIKVKYTEDINDNNEFFGKIKPQLAAGQDTGRDLIVLTDWLAARMIRLGWVQKLDQSNLPHAFANLSEQYRSPDWDPGRAYSYPWQGVSTVVAYNKKALDGIEVRSVSDLLDNPKLKGRVSFLSEMRDTMGMTLLDMGKDPAKFTDDDFDAAIARLQKAVDSGQIRRFTGNDYTSDLTKGDIAACVAWGGDIVQLQEDSADVDYVIPDAGWLTSTDNLMIPNKARHKTNAERLMDFYYQPRQAALLSAYVAFMSPVDGAKEELAKIDKAAAENPLIIPTKDMVARAHSFRALSDKEEAAYEEKFAKLTGA; this is encoded by the coding sequence ATGGAGCAGTACGAGCCCGACCGCCTCTTCCCGGCCCGCGCGGCCGCAGCACGGCGTGGCCTCGGAGGCGCCCGGGCCTCCCTCAGCCGCCGTTCGCTGCTGCGCGCCTCCGCGGGCGGCGCACTCGCCGTCGGCGGCCTCGGGGCGCTGAGCGCCTGCGGGATCCCCGCGGCCGGCCAGACCCAGGGCGGCACCTCCGTGGAGGACCGCTCGGCCAAGGAGAAGGTCGTCAACTTCGCCAACTGGCCCGTCTACATCGACGTCGACGACAACGGCAAGCACCACCCCACGCTGGACACCTTCACCCGGCAGACCGGCATCAAGGTCAAGTACACCGAGGACATCAACGACAACAACGAGTTCTTCGGCAAGATCAAGCCGCAGCTCGCCGCCGGCCAGGACACCGGCCGGGACCTGATCGTCCTCACCGACTGGCTGGCCGCCCGGATGATCCGGCTGGGCTGGGTCCAGAAGCTGGACCAGTCGAACCTGCCGCACGCCTTCGCCAACCTGTCCGAGCAGTACCGCAGCCCGGACTGGGACCCGGGGCGCGCCTACTCCTACCCCTGGCAGGGTGTGTCGACCGTCGTCGCCTACAACAAGAAGGCGCTGGACGGCATCGAGGTGAGGTCGGTCTCCGATCTGCTGGACAACCCCAAGCTCAAGGGCCGGGTCTCCTTCCTGTCCGAGATGCGCGACACCATGGGCATGACGCTCCTGGACATGGGCAAGGACCCCGCCAAGTTCACCGACGACGACTTCGACGCGGCGATCGCCCGTCTGCAGAAGGCCGTCGACAGCGGGCAGATACGCCGCTTCACCGGCAACGACTACACCTCCGACCTGACCAAGGGCGACATCGCCGCCTGTGTCGCCTGGGGCGGGGACATCGTCCAGCTCCAGGAGGACAGCGCCGATGTCGACTACGTCATCCCGGACGCCGGCTGGCTCACCTCGACCGACAATCTGATGATCCCTAACAAGGCGCGTCACAAGACCAACGCCGAGCGGCTGATGGACTTCTACTACCAGCCGAGACAGGCCGCTCTGCTCTCCGCCTATGTCGCCTTCATGAGTCCCGTCGACGGGGCCAAGGAGGAACTCGCCAAGATCGACAAGGCGGCGGCGGAGAACCCGCTGATCATCCCCACCAAGGACATGGTGGCCAGGGCCCACTCCTTCCGCGCCCTGAGCGACAAGGAAGAGGCGGCCTACGAAGAGAAGTTCGCGAAGCTCACAGGGGCGTGA
- a CDS encoding ABC transporter ATP-binding protein yields MTTTNDNSGDVRLLGIGKTYGSFTAVHPLDLTVPQGSFFALLGASGCGKTTTLRMIAGLEEPSSGAVYLGEQDVTQLPPYKRPVNTVFQSYALFPHLDIFENVAFGLRRRGIKSVKKQVEDMLELVQLGEQARKKPHQLSGGQQQRVAVARALINHPKVLLLDEPLGALDLKLRRQMQLELKRIQTEVGITFIHVTHDQEEAMTMADTVAVMNGGRVEQLGSPADLYENPKTTFVANFLGTSNLIEAEVDSRSGGSIVLKAGGGSLSLPEARCSAPATAGGKVLVGVRPEKISLTHADDAGEIPEGRNRITGTVADSSFIGVSTQYVIDSPVCPGFEVYCQNIDRDDRLVPGAEVVLHWNPAHTFGLDAAQDIDAGVESEEGVAA; encoded by the coding sequence ATGACGACGACCAACGACAACAGCGGCGACGTCCGCCTCCTCGGGATCGGCAAGACCTACGGTTCCTTCACCGCCGTACACCCGCTGGACCTCACCGTGCCGCAGGGCTCCTTCTTCGCCCTGCTCGGCGCGTCCGGCTGCGGCAAGACCACCACCCTGCGCATGATCGCGGGCCTGGAGGAACCTTCCTCCGGCGCCGTGTACCTGGGCGAGCAGGACGTGACCCAGCTGCCGCCCTACAAACGACCGGTGAACACGGTCTTCCAGTCCTACGCCCTCTTCCCGCACCTCGACATCTTCGAGAACGTCGCCTTCGGGCTGCGCCGCCGGGGCATCAAGTCGGTGAAGAAGCAGGTCGAGGACATGCTGGAGCTGGTGCAGCTCGGCGAGCAGGCGCGCAAGAAGCCGCACCAGCTCTCCGGCGGCCAGCAGCAGCGCGTCGCCGTGGCCCGCGCGCTGATCAACCACCCCAAGGTCCTGCTGCTCGACGAGCCGCTCGGCGCCCTCGACCTCAAGCTGCGCCGCCAGATGCAGCTGGAGCTCAAGCGCATCCAGACCGAGGTGGGCATCACCTTCATCCATGTCACGCACGACCAGGAGGAGGCCATGACCATGGCCGACACGGTCGCCGTGATGAACGGGGGCCGCGTCGAGCAGCTCGGCAGTCCCGCCGACCTCTACGAGAACCCGAAGACCACCTTCGTGGCCAACTTCCTCGGCACCTCCAACCTGATCGAGGCCGAGGTCGACTCGAGGAGCGGCGGCTCGATCGTGCTCAAGGCCGGCGGCGGCAGTCTCTCCCTGCCCGAGGCGCGATGTTCGGCTCCCGCCACGGCCGGCGGCAAGGTGCTCGTCGGGGTCCGCCCGGAGAAGATCTCCCTCACCCACGCCGACGACGCGGGCGAGATACCCGAGGGCCGCAACCGCATCACCGGCACGGTCGCCGACTCCAGCTTCATCGGCGTCTCCACCCAGTATGTGATCGACAGCCCGGTCTGCCCCGGCTTCGAGGTCTACTGCCAGAACATCGACCGCGACGACCGGCTGGTGCCCGGCGCCGAGGTCGTCCTGCACTGGAACCCCGCCCACACCTTCGGCCTGGACGCGGCCCAGGACATCGACGCCGGTGTCGAGTCCGAAGAGGGGGTGGCCGCCTGA
- a CDS encoding ABC transporter permease, which yields MAAVTEAPPAPAPAVPEGRPPRRRGRMTPYWLLLPGILWLVVFFALPMVYQASTSVQTGSLEQGYKVTWHFATYWDALSQYWPQFLRSVLYAAAATILCLLLGYPLAYLIAFRAGRWRNLIMILVIAPFFTSFLIRTLAWKTILADGGPVVGALHTLHVLDVTNWLGWTAGDRVLATPMAVVCGLTYNFLPFMILPLYTSLERIDGRLHEAAGDLYARPVTTFRKVTFPLSMPGVVSGTLLTFIPAAGDYVNADLLGSTDTRMVGNVIQTQFLRILDYPTAAALSFILMAAILVMVTVYIRRSGTEDLV from the coding sequence ATGGCCGCCGTCACCGAGGCGCCGCCGGCGCCGGCGCCCGCCGTCCCCGAGGGGAGACCGCCGCGCAGGCGCGGCCGCATGACGCCCTACTGGCTGCTGCTCCCCGGCATCCTGTGGCTGGTGGTGTTCTTCGCGCTGCCGATGGTCTACCAGGCGTCCACCTCCGTGCAGACCGGATCCCTGGAGCAGGGCTACAAGGTCACCTGGCACTTCGCCACCTACTGGGACGCGCTGTCCCAGTACTGGCCGCAGTTCCTCCGTTCGGTGCTCTACGCGGCCGCCGCGACGATCCTGTGCCTGCTGCTGGGCTATCCGCTCGCCTATCTCATCGCCTTCCGCGCGGGCCGCTGGCGCAACCTGATCATGATCCTGGTGATCGCGCCGTTCTTCACCAGCTTCCTGATCCGCACCCTGGCCTGGAAGACGATCCTCGCGGACGGCGGCCCGGTCGTCGGCGCCCTTCACACGCTGCACGTCCTGGACGTCACCAACTGGCTGGGCTGGACCGCCGGCGACCGTGTGCTTGCCACCCCGATGGCGGTGGTCTGCGGTCTGACGTACAACTTCCTGCCCTTCATGATCCTGCCGCTGTACACCTCGCTGGAGCGGATCGACGGACGCCTCCACGAGGCGGCGGGCGACCTGTACGCCAGGCCCGTCACCACCTTCCGCAAGGTGACCTTCCCGCTGTCGATGCCGGGCGTGGTCTCCGGCACGCTGCTGACCTTCATCCCCGCCGCCGGCGACTACGTCAACGCCGATCTGCTCGGCTCCACCGACACCCGCATGGTCGGCAACGTCATCCAGACGCAGTTCCTGAGGATCCTCGACTATCCGACGGCCGCGGCGCTGTCCTTCATCCTGATGGCCGCGATCCTCGTCATGGTCACCGTCTACATCCGCAGGTCCGGCACGGAGGATCTGGTTTAA
- a CDS encoding ABC transporter permease, translating into MAFVNWFKRNLVVLAGLLTLGYLLLPNVVVTVFSFNKPKGRFNYQWQHFSLDAWKDPCGVADMCGSLSLSLQLAVWAMLGATALGTMIAFALVRYRFRARGTVNSLIFLPMAMPEVVMAASLLTLFLNMGAQLGFWTILIAHIMFCLSFVVVAVKARVMSMDPRLEQAAQDLYAGPFQTFVRVTLPIAAPGIAAGALLAFALSFDDFIITNFNAGSTVTFPMFVWGSAQRGTPVQINVIGTAMFIIAVLLVLGSMVVGNRRNRQRA; encoded by the coding sequence ATGGCCTTCGTCAACTGGTTCAAGCGCAATCTCGTCGTCCTCGCCGGACTGCTGACACTCGGCTATCTGCTGCTGCCGAACGTCGTCGTCACGGTGTTCTCCTTCAACAAGCCCAAGGGCCGCTTCAACTACCAGTGGCAGCACTTCTCCCTGGACGCCTGGAAGGACCCGTGCGGAGTCGCCGACATGTGCGGCTCGCTCTCGCTCAGCCTCCAACTCGCCGTCTGGGCCATGCTCGGCGCCACCGCCCTCGGCACGATGATCGCCTTCGCGCTGGTCCGCTACCGCTTCCGGGCGCGGGGCACCGTGAACTCGCTGATCTTCCTGCCGATGGCGATGCCCGAGGTGGTCATGGCGGCCTCGCTGCTCACCCTGTTCCTGAACATGGGCGCCCAGCTCGGCTTCTGGACCATCCTGATCGCCCACATCATGTTCTGCCTCAGCTTCGTCGTGGTCGCGGTCAAGGCCCGCGTCATGTCGATGGACCCGAGGCTGGAGCAGGCCGCGCAGGACCTCTACGCCGGCCCGTTCCAGACCTTCGTCCGGGTCACCCTGCCGATCGCGGCACCGGGAATCGCCGCGGGTGCGCTGCTCGCCTTCGCGCTCTCCTTCGACGATTTCATCATCACCAACTTCAACGCGGGTTCGACCGTCACCTTCCCCATGTTCGTCTGGGGCTCGGCACAACGCGGCACACCCGTCCAGATCAATGTCATCGGCACGGCCATGTTCATCATCGCCGTCCTGCTCGTACTCGGTTCGATGGTCGTCGGCAACCGCCGCAACCGCCAGAGAGCCTGA